The sequence TTTACCTGGACGGCACACAGCCATCATACGTCGATATGCCAGTATGGTATACTCATAATATTAAGAATATCGGGGATGAGGAGCTATATACCGTATTTTGGATTAACGAATTTTTCGATCCCGCTGATCCTGATACCTATTTCGAAACGGTGTAAACTCATTAAATGAACAACAGAAAACTGAAAGTTTTGACGGTAGTTGGTACGCGTCCGGAGATCATCCGGCTTTCGCGTGTACTGGCTGCACTGGACGCGTCACCTGCTATAGAGCATGTTTTGGTGCATACGGGTCAGAACTACGATTATGAACTGAATCAGATCTTTTTTGAAGACCTCGAGCTCAGGAAACCAGATTACTTTCTGAATGCCGCAGGCAAAAACGCTACCGAAACTATTGGGCACATACTTATCAATATTGACCCTATTCTCGAAAAGGAAAAACCGGATGCTTTTCTTGTATTAGGTGATACCAATAGCTGCCTTTGCGCAATACCGGCAAAAAAGCGCCACATCCCCATATTTCATATGGAGGCGGGTAACAGGTGTTTCGATCAGCGCGTGCCTGAAGAGACCAATCGCCGTATCGTAGATCATATCAGTGATATCAACCTGACCTATAGCGACATCGCAAGAGAATATCTTTTGCGCGAAGGTCTTTCGCCTGACCGCGTGATCAAGACTGGCAGCCCGATGTATGAAGTGTTGCATCATTTTATGCCGAAAGTGTCAAACTCCAAGATACTATCCGAGCTATCGCTGGCGAAGGGAAAATATTTTGTGGTATCGGCACATCGCGAAGAAAATATCAGCTCACAGCGCAACTTTACTAACCTGGTAAAGGTGCTGAATGATATGGCTGCGCAGTTCGAATTGCCAGTTATCGTTTCAACCCATCCGCGCACGCAAAAGATGATAGAGCAGCAGCAGGTGAGTTTTAATAAACACGTGCGACTGATGAAACCTTTTGGTCTGACAGACTATATCGCTCTGCAACGGAATGCAAAAGCCGTGCTTTCTGATAGCGGTACTATCACTGAAGAGTCATCAATTCTTAATTTTCCTGCGCTGAATATCAGGGAAGCTCATGAGCGCCCGGAAGGTATGGAAGAAGCAGCGGTAATGATGGTGGGATTAAATCCCGAAAGGATCATGCAAGGGCTATTGCAGCTGGAGGGACATAGTGACGAGCAGCGGGTATTCAGGATGGTGAACGATTATTCCATGCCCAATGTTTCTGATAAAATAGTAAGAATAATACTCTCCTATACTGACTACGTGAAAAGAGTAGTTTGGTCTGAATAACATGCGTGTTCTTATTCTTAGTCAATGGTGT comes from Polluticoccus soli and encodes:
- the wecB gene encoding non-hydrolyzing UDP-N-acetylglucosamine 2-epimerase, whose product is MNNRKLKVLTVVGTRPEIIRLSRVLAALDASPAIEHVLVHTGQNYDYELNQIFFEDLELRKPDYFLNAAGKNATETIGHILINIDPILEKEKPDAFLVLGDTNSCLCAIPAKKRHIPIFHMEAGNRCFDQRVPEETNRRIVDHISDINLTYSDIAREYLLREGLSPDRVIKTGSPMYEVLHHFMPKVSNSKILSELSLAKGKYFVVSAHREENISSQRNFTNLVKVLNDMAAQFELPVIVSTHPRTQKMIEQQQVSFNKHVRLMKPFGLTDYIALQRNAKAVLSDSGTITEESSILNFPALNIREAHERPEGMEEAAVMMVGLNPERIMQGLLQLEGHSDEQRVFRMVNDYSMPNVSDKIVRIILSYTDYVKRVVWSE